In Alosa sapidissima isolate fAloSap1 chromosome 4, fAloSap1.pri, whole genome shotgun sequence, the following are encoded in one genomic region:
- the ccdc71 gene encoding coiled-coil domain-containing protein 71, translated as MSHEEQTAERAVLSWARFASAGQTALIEALRVFNPISKDMSDTEQQMVSFLQELREEGHKPTVLKSKDVYGYRSCTTEPLTSEAMARAQCKISKPSKKRGRKPLVKKKEVNYALLSSAAKVILKNQPKILLTNLSADALKHTVNCREHLRMGIPSQTQCLKLTNIQGLSGGPTARLQIHLDTYTMARSTICPPSLSGIPCQPLRTTGQPTTVVSLNNRHVQSRPVRTDMTLIGDSAPFIVQNGIHLKENHNCSNDLDWRTKKSVKIIGCHECVPGSHSLLTNNCELGQTDNSLLWKVIKVDDSFTDEEVRRKAQQIFQVNLSPVIQIQPLIVHPV; from the coding sequence ATGAGTCATGAAGAACAAACTGCTGAACGGGCAGTTTTGTCCTGGGCTAGGTTTGCCTCAGCGGGACAGACTGCCCTTATAGAAGCGTTGCGTGTGTTTAACCCTATATCGAAGGATATGTCTGACACTGAGCAACAAATGGTGTCTTTTCTGCAGGAACTCCGTGAGGAAGGTCACAAACCCACAGTTTTGAAAAGCAAAGATGTGTATGGGTACAGATCCTGCACAACAGAGCCTCTCACATCAGAAGCTATGGCTAGAGCTCAATGCAAGATATCAAAGccttctaaaaagagaggccGCAAACCTCtagtaaaaaagaaagaagtaaACTATGCACTGCTAAGCTCAGCAGCGAAAGTCATTCTGAAAAACCAACCCAAAATTTTGCTGACAAACCTTTCAGCTGATGCTcttaagcacacagtgaactgcaGAGAACATCTTCGGATGGGAATACCCTCTCAGACTCAATGTCTAAAGCTGACTAATATACAGGGGTTGTCAGGAGGCCCCACTGCAAGACTGCAGATCCACCTGGACACGTACACGATGGCTCGATCTACTATTTGCCCCCCTAGTTTGTCAGGTATTCCTTGTCAGCCTTTGAGGACTACAGGCCAACCCACAACAGTTGTATCTTTGAACAACAGACATGTGCAATCCCGACCTGTGAGGACTGACATGACTCTCATTGGAGATTCTGCTCCCTTCATTGTTCAGAATGGCATTCATTTGAAAGAAAACCATAATTGCAGTAATGACCTAGATTGGAGGACCAAGAAGTCAGTGAAGATTATCGGATGTCATGAGTGCGTGCCTGGGTCCCACTCTTTGCTGACAAACAATTGTGAACTTGGGCAGACTGATAATAGTCTCCTCTGGAAAGTTATCAAAGTGGATGACTCATTCACAGATGAAGAGGTCAGGAGGAAGGCACAACAAATTTTTCAAGTTAATTTATCACCAGTTATACAGATTCAACCGCTCATTGTCCATCCTGTATAG